The Salmo salar chromosome ssa04, Ssal_v3.1, whole genome shotgun sequence genomic sequence GTCAATTTATAGTAGATTAAAGAAACACACATCAACATTCATTTACAAGTAAACACTATATTTCATGAATGATGTATGCTTGTTACAGTACGTGTTCTTTTGAAATGCCTCTCGTGTACGATGAAAGATAATTATTTTATGATAGAACGGCAATATTATGTTTAGTACAAATTGAAGGCGTCACCTCATACGGGAGCCTGTTTTGTAAAAGTGTCATAAATCACAGTCGTACAGTAAGTCTATGTACCAGATGATCTTGCTTGACCAGATGGAATGCACTGTGAtgtactgtgcattcggaaagtattcagaccgcttgactttttccatattttgttatgttactgccttattctataattgattaaatagttttttccccctcatcaatctacacacaataccccataatgacaaagaaaaaacatggtTTTATAAATTTTagcaaaataaaaaactgaaatatgacatttacaaaagtattcagaacgtacactcagtactttgttgaagcacctttgacagcgattacagtctcaagtcttcttgggtatgatgctacaactttggcacacctgtatttaaggagtttcttctctgcagatcctctcaggttggatggggagcatcactgcacagctattttcaggcctctccagagatgttcgatcgggatcaagtccgggcactggctgggccactcaaggacattcagagactagtCCCCAAGCCACtcttgctttgtcttggctgtgtgcttagggtcattatcctgttggaaggtgaactttcaccccagtctgaggtcctgagcgctttggagcaggttttcatcaaggatctctgtacttttctccgttcatctttccctcgatcctgactagtctcccagtccctgcctgccgaaaaacatccccacagcatgatgctgccaccaccatgcttcaccgtagggatggtgccatgtttccttcagacgtgacgcttggcattcaggccaaagagctcaatcttggtttcatcagaccagagaatcttgtttcttatgatctgagaatcctttaggtgccttttggaaaactccaagtgggctgtcatgtgcattttagagtggcttccgtctggcctctctaccataaaggccagattggtggactgctgcagagatagttgtccttctggaaggttctcccatgtccacagaggaattctggagctctgtcatagtgaccatcgggttcttggtcacctccctgaccacggCCTTTCTCGCCCGATTGCTCAGTGTGGCCAGGAGGCCAGCTTTAGTGAGTGTCTTGGTCGTTCtacacttcttccatttaaggatcatggaggccactgtgttctcggggaccttcaatgctgcagaagtgttttgctacccttccccagatctgtgcctcgacacaatcctgtctcggagctcctggacaattccttcaacttcatggcttggtttttgctctgacatgcactgtcaactgtaggaccttatataaacaggtgtgtgcctttccaaatcatgtccaatgaaacatctcaaggatgatcaatggaaataggatgcacctgagctgaattttgagtttcataccaaagggtctgaatacttatgtaaataaggtatttctattttctatttttaatacatttgcaaacatttctaaaaacctgttttcactttgtcattatagggtattctgtgttgattgatgagggaaaaaattattgaatcaattttagaataaggctgtaacataacaaaatgtgaaacaagtcaaggggtctgaatactttccaaatgcactgtatgtattgaCTGTATTGGATTTCACTATGAGATGAGTGATGTTTGTACTCTCTATCTTTGTGTTGATATGAGATGTGTCCTCAATGAGTACAATTAGTATGAATCTATTCTAGGGGGATTGAGAACACTGGAATCATAGGAATACGGTGAGTGGCCTTCCAAATGTACgctgatcaaaaatataaacacaacatgtaaagtgttggtcccatgtttcatgagctgaaataaaacatcccagaaatgttccatatgcacaaaaagcttatttctttcaaatgttgtacataaatttgtttacatctgtgTTCTTGAGCATTTCTCcacacctaacaggtgtggcatatcaagaaactgattaaacagcgtgatcattacacaggtgcaccgatgaaaggccactctaaaatgtactgttttgtcacacaacacaataccacagatgtctcaagttttgtgggagcgtgcaactggcatgctgactgcaggaatgtccacaagagctgttgccagataatctcatgttaatttctccaccataagcagcctccaacgttgttttagagaatttggcagtagttCCAACTGGCCTAACAACTGCAGATCACGTGTATGCCGTCATGTGGTCGAGAGGTTTGCTGATATCAACattatgaacagagtgccccaaggtggtggtggggttgtggtatgggcaggcataagctacagacaatgaacacaattgcattttattaatggcaatttgaatgcatagagataccgtgacgagatcctaaagcccattgtcgtgccattcatcctcatgtttcagcatgataatgctgtGAAATACTGTAACGTAAATGAACGTGGAAGTAAATGCAATCCGCACTGTGTTCATCAGCCTACGGGTCAGTTTAGGGGatagcatgtggaaacagtgccagggaaactaaaccaaagcattgaTTACTGTCATACCGTGTACatatagactgcttacagggtaaggaaaccattGTGTAATTGTGTAATTTGCATGAACTATCTCTTAagtctctccattgaatacagatAACCTAATTTGAGCCCAGTGGTGCAGCCGTAATTGCGGCCATAAATTAGGACCACAAACATGATCTAATGAGGTCGTGAGGCACATGCACCCATGCAGTTCAACTGATTCATCTAACAAGATATATTCTCCTATTCTCTTTTATGGCATACATTCTGAGTAGGAGACATCAAAGGCATTTAGGCCTACACATttaaatacactaccgttcaaaagtttggggccacttagaaatatccttgtttttggaagaaaagtacattttttgtccattaaaataacgtcaagatgatcagaaatacagtgtagacattgttaatgttataaatgactattgtggCTGGATACGGCTGattttctttatggaatatctacataggcatacaaagGCCGCTTATCCGCAACCATcggtcctgtgttccaatggcacgttgtgttccaatggcacgttgttttagctaatccaagtttataattttaaaaggctatttgatcattagaaaactattttgcaattattttatcacagctgaaaactgttgtgctgattaaaagaagcaataaaactttccttctttagactacttgagtatctggagcatcagcatttgtgggttcgattacaggctcaaaatggccagaaacaaataactttcttctgaaactcgtcagtctattcttgttctgagaaatgaaggctattccatgagagaaattgccaaaaaactaaagatctcgtacaaagctgtgtactacacccttcacagaacagcgcaaactggccctaaccagaatagaaagaagagtggcaggcccggtgcacaactgagcaagaagacaagtacattcgtgtctagtttgagaaacagacgcctcacaagtcctcaactggcagcttcattaaatagtacccgcaaaacaccagtctcaacgtcaacagtgaagaggtgactccgggatgctggccttctaggcaaagttgcaaagaaaaagccatatctcagactggccaataaaaagaaaagattaagatgggcaagtACCCGGCCCCggtcagaggaactctgcctagaaggccagcatctcctCACTAACACATCAGTGCTCCTGGCTGGCCACACTTTGGCTGGCTGTTATGTGTGATAGGTAGTTCATTGAGTTCGGAATCGACTGAGGGCCCATGCAATGAGTGAAGCAATTAGCTTAATGGAGTGCAGAAGCAGCAGGAAATCACACTCAGTACTCGAGAAACAGTTGCTCAGTGAATATTCATGGAGCTGGCGATTTGGAAATACATACGGCCCTGCGTCGCTGAATACCAATCATTGCATTTTCCACCAAAGACCACCGCTCTCCCTACCGCAAGCACGCTCTAATCATGATCATTTCTGATATAATTTTTTGGGACAGGATCTCTCACAGATGTAACATCTGGCATTGCTGTGACTATACAACAGGCCATTTCTTATGCAGCTGTTTCTCAGAAACATATACACCCTCAATGTGCTGGGGTCATCCTACAGATTAACAGCGTATAGACGACCTGTGTAACGGCAAACGCAGTATATAACACTTGTCGTGAGGCACTTGGGGAGGAAATGGATTGAGGACTCTTTTCTCATGTGAATCAATAAACTTGTCTCTTGTTGAATCAGTCAAAGGCAAATCGAGGACAATGGAAAAGAAGGAAAATGGTTGAGAGAAAATTTATTTTCACTTTTCACAGATGAAATGCTGTTCGATGGGTGAATTTACATTGATTTGCAACTGACAAACAACTAACGTCTTGACAATTTCACATGACATTGACCATGAATAACAATGGAGTTTAAACTCAAACAGGGCTCATCTGGAAAAGAAACCTTAGTcccagcattgactccctgtcaaaataaaggaatgCAATCCAGGCTTGTCTAAATACCCTTTTTACATTCTACAGAGTGGTCACGGTCACTAAAAAAGTCCCATTTCAAGCAGCATGCAATATATCAATTAGGCTTTGAGAAGATATGCATACAGTAGAAGTCTTGCTTTTTGAAAACAAATCAGATATGGCTCTATGAAAATGGTCTCATTGATTAAAAGTCCTTCAGGAAATAATGTTGTGTTTCCATTCATTAGAGCTGTCCACTGAAAGTATCACAGTTACCTAACGATAGGAGGGTGAATTCAGTTTTCATTCGCTCTGTTAACACTCACCATGGTGGCAGAGGGCACAATTGCAAATGAACCTGGAATTATACAACAATTAGATAATGTGGCCCACAATCCTCTTCAGCAAAAAGGATAGCCAGATGGACAGTCACTGTATGATTCAACAATGCCATCTAGAGGCTCATGTACTCATTCAAGAGGTTTGGTCGTGAGTGCCTTCGACCTTTTACGGTTCGATGCCCACTGTCAAAGACTCTGTCAAAATATCCTAGCCCCCCCTAGAAATGAGAGATAACATTTTCAAGAGTTAATTTGTCACTATATATCTAAACTGTAAGACATTTATTATCAAACCCCAAACTCAAGTCTtaaatattatattattttttatttaacctttatttaactaggcaagtcagttaagaacaaattcttatttacaatgacggcctaccaaaaggcaaaaggcctcctgcggggacgggggctgggattaaaaatccaaataaattaaaacaaatataggacaaaacacacatcaccacaagagagacaacacaacactacagaaagagagacctaagacaacatagcatggtagaaacacatcacaacacagcatggtagcaacacaacatgacaacaatatggtagcaacacaacatgtcagcagcacaacatggtagcagcacaaaacagggtacaaacattattgggcacagataacagcacaaagggcacaaaggtagagacaacaatacatcacttaTTGACCTTACTGTAAACAGAAAGCTCTCTGGGGAACCCTAGCTGGGAATCTGGCCCCATAGTTGAGAATTATGCCAATATTCCAATATGTTTTGAAGTTTTCGGAGTGAGTCTACTTTGTTACGCTAAAACATTATGACCTGAAATTGAGAGCATTGTCACTTAATGCCTTCTATTCTCGGTATTACAGATTCATATATCTTCTTGTGGACTTAAAATCAAAGTGGCTGGTGCCTCCGAATCCCTTGGAAATGGTCAGGATTACTCAGCAAAATGAAATGTGGGCAGACAGCCTTGTCCTCTGGAGCTGTCCTCCACCTAGGAGAGAATGTCCTGAGTGAATCCAGATGGTGGGCCTCTGAACTCTCAATCCAATTTATAACTCGCTTGGGCCAGACATGCTGTAGTGTCATGTGACCGCTGACCGGTTCTGTGTAGGACTATGACGACCTCTGAAGGCATTTCCTTAAAAAACATCAGTTAAATGCAATACAGCatttcaaacaaacacagacattaGATTAAATCTAACCACACAAAATGGTTTCTAAGACATTATGGGTGATATTTTTGATAGTCTGAGACAAGCGCCTTGTCCCTATGGCAGCTGCATCACCTTCCCCCGGCAGCTAGGCAGAGTTGTACTGTGAATAACAGACCTATGCCACAGGTGTATGTGAAAAACACTGAAACCCTGTTGAGATTCATCAAACACATCTGTTTCTGGGTGATGGTGTGGAACACTGGAAATTAAAGTAGATTTATATCAAATGTAAAGCCTGAAATCCCCACATGGCCCATATATGGTTGGTTAgatacttgtatttatgagagtgTAGATAAGTTGTAAAACACAGTGAGTCATCTTCCATGGAACTCTTATAGTTCATCAGAAACCATGCATGGTGGTAGAAACTTGTCTCAGAAAATTCATAATGGTCTGTACGTAGGTGTATAGTATATCCTCAGAATTAATAACATATGATTGTGATTTCAATATGTCCTATAGACTAATAGCCACTGGGATACAAAACAATGATCCATTGCCATCAGGGTGGAGCATTAATATACGTTTCCTTCACGCTGAAAACATATTCCAAACAATTTGTAAATGTTGTGTATTGATATTTTAGTTTTGTCCCTTTAGGGCACCTgtaacccccccacacaaacaAAACGTGGAGCTAGCCAGTCGAGTGATGCTAGCTAGCCTTTGATGTCACGGCAACGAGAGCCTCCGGGGATAGGAAGAGTTTCGCTGCGGGAGAAAGTGaattaaaagaaagaaaaaaaaggggGTCTGGGTGTAAGGAACCGTCTGAAAAGTGTGAGAAAGAAAAATAAACCGAAAATGTCTGCATTGATTGGAAATATAGGAACATTTGATGAATCTGTGCAACAATGGAGTTCTTACACAGAATGTTTTGAGTACTTTGTGGTGGCAAATGGAATTAAAGCAGAAGTCGTTGTGCCAACATTTTTGACTGTTATGGGAGGAAAAACATTCAATCTACTGCGCAGCCTAGTAACGCCTGAAAAACCTGGTGATAAATCATATGATGAAATTGTGGCTACCTTAAAAGGACATTATTCTCCCAAACCACTGATAATCGCAGAGAGATTCTGGTTTCATAAGAGAAATCAAGTGGAGGGGGAATCAATCTCAGCTTGTGACTGTATTGAAACAGTTATCTGAACACTGTGAATTTGGGCGATCAATGAGTGACACTATACGTGATAGGTTAGTGTGTGGCATGCGCAGCGAGGCAATTCAGAAACGCCTTTTGACTGAGAGTAACTTAACATTGCAGAGAGCAATAGAAGTGAGTACATCAATGGAAATGGCAAATAAAGACGCACAACAGCTAAGTGCATCGAACAAAGTGCATAAGGTGTCTACGGAGTTAAAAAACAAGGCAGGAGGTGGCAAGCCATGCTATCGCTGTGGGAAAACAAGTCAACAAGCAGAGGAGTGTGGGTGCGAGGACTTAGACTGCAGAAGTTGTGGAAAAAAGGGTCACATTGAATGtgcatgtaaaaacaaaaagacaCAATCAAACAAAAGTACTGAACAAAGGAAAAGCGACTTCAGGAAGTACAAAAAGAAAGTGcataaaatggagcacacagaGGATGAAGAAAGTGATACCCTGTCTGAAGGGGAAGAATCTTTGCATGTTATGTCAATTTCAGACAATGGATACGGCTACTGGGTGACACCGCTACTGGATGGAAACGCAGTACGGATGCTAGGGGACACTGGAGCAGACATATCTTTGCTGTCTGAGGCTGTATACAAGGAGAAACTACATCACCTCACACTACAGTCCACAAAGATGACACTGAAAACATACACCGGTGAGATTGTTCCAGTGAGAGGAAGCGTGATTGTTACAGTGGAGCTCAACAAACAGAAGGTAAAGCTACCACTCCAACATTGTGAAAGGCAACCATCCAGCATTGCTAGGATGCACATGGCTGGAAAAGATCAAACTAAACTGGCAGGAAATTCACATGGTTGCAAAAGAGGACACAAACCTACAAGGGATATTGGGGAAACACGTGGATGTGTTCAAAGGAGACCTTGGCAGTATGAAGGACATAACAGTTCGATTGACCGTGAAACCAGACAGCAAGCCAAAATGCTTCAAAGCTAGACCTGTCCCACACGCCATAAAACCAAAAGTTGAAATTGAGCTAAACAGACTAGCCGAGAGTGGCGTATTGGATCCAGTGAATGTTAGTGAATGGGCTACACCCGTTGTTCCAGTCATAAAAAAAGATGGATCACTCAGACTCTGTGGTGATTTCAAAGTCACCATCAACCCAGTCTTGACTGCTGAAAAATATCCACTACCCCTCATTGACGACCTCTTTTCTGGTTTAGCTGGAGAACAAAAATTCAGTAATATAGGCCTGACATAAGTCTATCTACAGATGCATGTGGACCAAGAGTCACAAGAACTGTTGACTACCTCGATGATCAACTCATCACCGGCAAAGACGAGCAGGAGCACCTGAGAAACCTGAACGCTACACTACAGAGATTGGAGGAGTACGGTCTGAGGGTCCGGAAGGACAAATCCGAGTTTTTCCGTTCCTCTGTTGAGTACCTGGGCCACGTCATCGACGGTTCGGGGCTCCACAAGGCACCATCGAAGGTGAGGGCCGTTCTGGAAGCTCCATCCCCACAGAACGTGAGTCAGCTGAGATCATTCTTAGGACTACTGACATACTACGCAAAGTTTGTGCCAAACCTAGCTAACATGTTAAAGCCACTGCATGAACttttgaacaaaaccaaacaGTGGAAGTGGACAGACAGATGTGAGGAGGCATTCAAGAAAGCGAAAACAGCCTTAGCTCAGTCAGAGGCCATAACCCACTTCAACCCCAACTTGCCATTACAGTTGGCATGTGATGCATCGCTTTATGGCGTTGATGCAGTTGTCTCACACATCATGCCATCAGGTGAAGAAAGGCCAATTGCTTTCGCATCAAGGACCTTAAGTAAAGCCGAGAGCAATTATGCACAGATAGAGTGTGAAGCACTCGCCATTGTGTTTGGAGTTAAGAAATTTTATCAGTTTCTGTTTGGCCGACGATTCACACTGCAGACGGACCATAGACCCCTCACCTCCATCTTTGGTCCCCACACCGGCATTCCGTCATTTGCAGCCAGCCGCATGCAGCGATGGCCGTTATTGTTATCTGCTCACCAGTACGATATCAAGTACAGAAGGTCTGAGCAGCACTGCAATGCAGATGGCCTCTCAAGGCTTCCCTTACCTGTCGCACACACAGAGCACTCCCAGGCTGAAATCTTCTACTTCAAGGAAGTGACGAACGCCACAGTTACATCTGTCCAAGTGAAAAAGTTCACCCACACTGATCCAGTGATGTCTGAGGTCGTGGACATTGTCACTTGTGGAAAAGAAGGAGAGATGTCGGACAGCCTACAACCTTACCTAGTGAGGAGAAACGAGCTCACAGTTCAGTTTGGATGCTTGCTATGGGGTTTTCGAGTCATCATACCGCCGCCACTGAGAAGGCAGGTGCTTGAAGAACTCCATTCAGGGCATTGTGGCATGGTGCGAATGAAGGAGATTGTACGCAGCTACTTTTGGTGGCCAGGTCTGGACACAGCTATCGAAGACAAGGTCAAGTCATGTTCTGCATGTCAAAAGATGAGGAATATGCCTCAGCTAGCGCCACTACACCCATGGGACTTCCCAGAGGAGCCTTGGCAGCGAGTTCACATAGACTATGCAGGCCCACTGGAGGATCGTATGTTCTTAGTCGTAGTTGACGCACACAGCAAATGGCCTGAGGTCACAGTGATGAAGAGCACCTCAGCGGAGAGAACCATCGAAGAGCTACGGTCAATCTTCAGTCGTTTCGGCTTGCCAACGCAACTCGTTAGTGATAATGGCCCCCAACTGGTGTCTGAAGAGTTCCGGTCATTCATGGAAGCAAATGGAATTCAGCACATCAAGTCAGCGCCGTATCACCCTGCAACGAACGGCCTCGCTGAAAGGTCTGTCCAAACGATGAAGCAAGCTTTAAAATCATCACAAGGGAATGGCTCCCTCAATAGGAGTTTAAACACCTTCCTGTTAACCTACAGAAACACTCCCCACGCTACAACCAAAGTGGCACCCGCGTCAGCCATGATGAAAGATAGCTTCGCACGCGACTCGACCTCCTGAGACCTCCAAAGATGAAACAGGTTGTACAGACAACAGAGAGCACAGGTGAAGAGACGGAGCAAAGCAAAAGACAGAAGCTTCATAGCTGGAGAGAGAGTTCTTGCTCGGAACTACTGCAAAGGTCCAAAGTGGATACCAGCCACAGTGGTTGCACAAACAGGGCCTGTGTCCTACACAGTTCACACACCGGAAAACATCATCTGGAGGAGACACGTGGATCAACTGTTGCCAGGAACCAACCTCAGAGTTGACTCATGTCAAGTGACAAACCAAGATCAGCTACTGGAGACCTACCATGACTACGAGCTATCACCTGAACATCCACTGCAGCAACATACAAATGTGGAAAGTGCTCCAGACTCACCAGAACCAGCCAGAGTGCCTACTCAGGGTACTGTTGCACCCCAGTGTGGGCATACACCATCACCACTCAGACTCAGAGATCAGAGTCATGTCCTGTCCTTATATTAGTTGTATAAGTAATGCAGTGTGCTATACAACAGTAAAGATATTTTGTTTATATTATTAGGATTTccattagctactgcacatgcagcagctactcttccagggTTCCACATAAAACGTACAAATACATAACGGTTATAGACAACAACAAAAtaagatattacatttttttctggATTGCTTGAGCACGTTTAACAAAACAGAATTCACCTTTTCAAAACAATTAACATGCAGCCCTAAACTGAAACACGTTGGGCAAAATGACACATTTAATTTGCAAAATGCATTAAGATACTAAAAAcattaaatacagtgcattctaaaactattcacaccccttgactttttccacattttgttatgttacagacttattctaaaattgattgattaCATTGACtacattctaaaattgaataCATATTCttttttctcagcaatctacacacaataccccataatgacgaagcaaaaacaggttttaatttttttttgcaaatgtattaaaaataaaaacagatactttgtctacataagtattcagaccctttgctatgagactcgaaattgagctcaggtgcatcctgtttccattgaccatccttgacagtgcatgtcagagaaaaaaccaagccatgatgtcgaagtAATTGTCCataagacaagattgtgtcgaggcttagatctggggaagggtatcaaaacatttctgcagcattgaaggtccccaagaacagtggcctctatcattcttaaatggaagaagtttgcaaccaccaagactcttcctagtgctggccgcctggctaaactgagcaatcggtggagaagggccttggtcagggaagtgagcaaaaacccaatggtcactctgatagctccagagttcctatgtggagatggaagaaccttcaagaaggacaaccatctctgcggcACACaaccattcaggcctttatggtagagtggccagacggaagccaatcctcagtaaaatacACCACAGCCCGcttgattctctggtctgatgaaaccaagattgaactctttggcccaaatgccaagcgtcacgtctggaggaaacctgccacccttcctacggtgaagcatggtggtggcagcatcatgctgtggggatgtttttcagcggcagggactggaagactagtcaggattgagttaaagatgaacggagcaaagtacagagagatccttgatgaaaacctgctccagagcaatcAGGACTTCAGActcgggtgaaggttcaccttccaacaggataacgaccctaagcacacagccaagacaacgcaggagtggcttcgggaagtctctgaatgtctttgagtggcccagccagagcctggacttgaacccgatctaacatctctggagagacctgaaaacagctgtgctgcgacgctccccatcaagccggacagagcttgagaggatcttcagagatgAATGGGAAAAAACTCCCCAATTACagatgtaccaagcttgtagagtcatacccaagaaggctcgaggctgtaatccccccaaaagtgcttcaacaaagtagtgagtaaagggtctgaatatttaggctgtaacgtaacaaaatgtggaaaaagttcaaggggtctgaataatttctgaatgcactgtatcgcAGCATAGTCTGTATTCTATTTTCCTAAAATTATTTTACTGAAGAATGTCAAGAGCAAATCCAGAAACCAAaggctttatttaacctttttccaTTTTGTCCTTTACAAATTCACTGATGCTGTACAGCCTCCATACTCAACTGGCGGACCCAGACCGGTTCCAGACCCAGAACGGGGTCAAATACGGACCGCAGGTCCCCTCCTctaaatttattttttatttctccgTCCGGCTTCTACCCCTGGtatcatataaacacacataAGATATGGAAGAATGCATAGAATTTCAGGAAATGAGCttcaaaacagcaacattttctctccgtcAACAATAGGGGTgtgagggcctcccgagtggcgt encodes the following:
- the LOC123742497 gene encoding uncharacterized protein K02A2.6-like; this translates as MSDSLQPYLVRRNELTVQFGCLLWGFRVIIPPPLRRQVLEELHSGHCGMVRMKEIVRSYFWWPGLDTAIEDKVKSCSACQKMRNMPQLAPLHPWDFPEEPWQRVHIDYAGPLEDRMFLVVVDAHSKWPEVTVMKSTSAERTIEELRSIFSRFGLPTQLVSDNGPQLVSEEFRSFMEANGIQHIKSAPYHPATNGLAERSVQTMKQALKSSQGNGSLNRSLNTFLLTYRNTPHATTKVAPASAMMKDSFARDSTS